One Fibrobacter sp. UWB5 DNA segment encodes these proteins:
- a CDS encoding sialate O-acetylesterase, with protein MFGKSLFLTTALCVAALAQDPNLHIYLAYGQSNMSGQATVTDADRQTNPRFQVLRAGNHSGQTVGEFYPAAPPMGHSGSKVGIVDFFGRKMIKELPDSITVAVANVAIGGQSIDLFDKDRNAAYVQNAKNKNDTWWIQYLNEYGGDVHKRIVEMGKIAKQKGVIKGFLFHQGEADYQMNDWPKRVKKVYDQFIEELELDPEKTPILIGELAPTGDLGWRNDAVKQAADLIPNGHLISAQGCPALKEASYTLHFTREGYQTFGERYAEKMLELLKAQEPEPDTTSKDTVKTDSTLQDSSKIDSVKTDSTAQDSTIAIRSMPRLQAVESNQPKLYYDKKEQALFVRFKKNGREFRYRVTGSKN; from the coding sequence ATGTTTGGAAAATCCCTGTTTTTGACGACGGCGCTTTGTGTCGCCGCCTTGGCTCAAGACCCTAATCTGCATATCTACCTGGCCTACGGACAATCGAATATGTCGGGGCAGGCAACAGTGACCGATGCGGATCGTCAAACAAATCCGCGGTTCCAGGTACTGCGTGCAGGAAACCATTCCGGGCAAACCGTGGGCGAGTTTTACCCGGCGGCACCCCCGATGGGGCATAGCGGTTCCAAGGTCGGCATTGTCGATTTCTTTGGTCGCAAAATGATCAAGGAATTGCCAGATAGCATTACGGTGGCGGTTGCGAATGTGGCGATTGGCGGACAGAGCATTGACTTGTTCGATAAGGACCGTAATGCAGCTTATGTGCAGAATGCCAAGAACAAAAACGATACTTGGTGGATTCAGTATCTGAATGAATACGGTGGCGATGTGCACAAGCGTATTGTCGAGATGGGAAAAATCGCAAAGCAGAAAGGAGTCATCAAAGGGTTTCTCTTCCATCAGGGAGAAGCGGATTACCAGATGAACGACTGGCCGAAACGCGTCAAGAAGGTTTATGACCAGTTCATTGAAGAACTGGAACTCGACCCGGAAAAGACTCCGATTCTGATTGGCGAACTCGCTCCTACGGGTGACCTCGGTTGGCGTAACGACGCTGTAAAGCAGGCGGCAGACCTTATCCCGAACGGGCACTTGATTTCTGCCCAGGGGTGCCCGGCACTTAAGGAAGCCAGCTATACGCTGCACTTTACGCGCGAAGGTTACCAGACGTTTGGCGAACGCTATGCCGAAAAAATGCTGGAACTTTTGAAGGCTCAAGAACCCGAGCCCGATACGACCTCAAAAGATACCGTGAAGACGGACTCCACGCTACAAGATTCTTCCAAGATTGATTCCGTCAAAACAGATTCGACGGCGCAAGACAGTACGATTGCAATCCGTAGTATGCCGCGCCTGCAGGCTGTAGAATCGAATCAGCCGAAGCTCTATTACGACAAAAAGGAACAGGCTCTGTTCGTTCGCTTCAAGAAGAACGGGCGAGAATTCCGCTACCGCGTCACTGGCAGCAAGAACTAG
- a CDS encoding TrpB-like pyridoxal phosphate-dependent enzyme yields the protein MRNSLKIEGQVKTYLKEDELPKAWYNVRADMKKKPAPLLNPGTGKPVTFEDLQPVFCDELIKQELDNDTPYIEIPEDIRTFYKMYRPSPLVRAYFLEQALGTPAHIYYKFEGNNTSGSHKLNSAIAQAYYAKKQGLKGVTTETGAGQWGTALSMSSAFFGLDCQVYMVKVSYEQKPFRREVMRTYGASVTPSPSMTTEIGKKINAEFPGTTGSLGCAISEAVEAAVKQPGYRYVLGSVLNQVLLHQSVIGLETKAALDKLGVKADLIIGCAGGGSNLGGLVSPFIGEKLRGEADYDILAVEPASCPSFTRGKYAYDFCDTGKVCPLAKMYTLGSSFIPSANHAGGLRYHGMSSILSELYDQGLMRATSVEQTKVFEAAKLFAQTEGILPAPESSHAIRATIDEALKCKESGQAKNIVFGLTGTGYFDMVAYQKFNDGEMSDYIPTDEDIAKSLAQLPQVNG from the coding sequence ATGAGAAACTCGCTCAAAATCGAAGGTCAGGTCAAGACTTACCTTAAAGAAGATGAACTCCCGAAGGCATGGTACAACGTCCGTGCCGACATGAAGAAGAAGCCCGCTCCTCTCCTGAACCCGGGTACCGGCAAGCCGGTGACCTTCGAAGACCTTCAGCCGGTTTTCTGCGACGAACTCATCAAGCAGGAACTCGATAACGATACTCCGTACATCGAAATTCCGGAAGACATCCGCACGTTCTACAAGATGTACCGTCCGTCTCCGCTCGTTCGCGCTTACTTCCTCGAACAGGCTCTCGGCACTCCGGCCCACATCTACTACAAGTTCGAAGGCAACAACACCTCGGGTTCTCACAAGCTCAATTCCGCCATCGCTCAGGCCTACTACGCCAAGAAGCAGGGCCTCAAGGGCGTGACGACTGAAACGGGTGCAGGCCAGTGGGGCACCGCCCTTTCGATGTCCAGTGCCTTCTTCGGACTGGACTGCCAGGTTTACATGGTGAAGGTTTCTTACGAACAGAAGCCGTTCCGCCGCGAAGTCATGCGCACCTACGGTGCAAGCGTCACCCCGTCGCCTTCCATGACCACCGAAATCGGTAAGAAGATCAACGCCGAATTCCCGGGCACCACGGGCAGCCTCGGCTGCGCCATTTCTGAAGCCGTGGAAGCCGCCGTGAAGCAGCCGGGTTACCGCTACGTTCTTGGTTCCGTGCTGAACCAGGTGCTCCTCCACCAGTCCGTGATCGGTCTCGAAACGAAGGCAGCTCTCGACAAGCTCGGCGTGAAGGCCGACCTCATCATCGGTTGCGCTGGCGGTGGTTCTAACCTCGGTGGTCTCGTGAGCCCGTTCATCGGTGAAAAGCTCCGTGGCGAAGCCGACTACGATATTCTCGCTGTGGAACCGGCAAGCTGCCCGAGCTTCACTCGCGGTAAGTACGCTTACGACTTCTGCGATACCGGTAAGGTTTGCCCGCTGGCCAAGATGTACACCCTCGGCTCCAGTTTCATCCCGTCTGCCAACCACGCCGGTGGTCTCCGCTACCACGGCATGAGCAGCATCCTCTCTGAACTCTACGATCAGGGCCTGATGCGTGCAACGTCTGTGGAACAGACCAAGGTGTTCGAAGCCGCCAAGCTCTTCGCCCAGACCGAAGGCATTCTCCCGGCTCCGGAATCCAGCCACGCTATCCGCGCAACGATTGACGAAGCCCTCAAGTGCAAGGAATCTGGCCAGGCCAAGAACATCGTGTTCGGCCTCACCGGTACGGGTTACTTCGACATGGTTGCCTACCAGAAGTTCAACGACGGCGAAATGAGCGACTACATCCCGACGGATGAAGACATCGCCAAGAGCCTCGCCCAGCTTCCGCAGGTAAACGGCTAA
- a CDS encoding methylated-DNA--[protein]-cysteine S-methyltransferase produces MNFSDSRFTTIAHRNLWGQWTFVFEKSKLCSLRYTGEGVPSSVQACAYAEPDVVQTLSSTVARAYRKAVQQLNLYLAGKLQEFSLPLKVYGTDFQMKVWDAITQIPYGETRTYQQVAEAVGEPRATRAVGAALRANPLQIILPCHRVVGKGGSLVGYALGLDLKRRLLVIEGAIPQELLLE; encoded by the coding sequence ATGAACTTCTCGGATTCAAGATTCACGACGATTGCGCACCGCAATTTGTGGGGGCAGTGGACATTCGTGTTCGAAAAATCCAAGTTGTGCAGCCTGCGCTATACGGGCGAAGGCGTTCCAAGTTCGGTTCAAGCCTGCGCCTATGCCGAGCCGGATGTGGTTCAGACTTTATCGTCGACGGTGGCCCGCGCCTACCGCAAGGCCGTACAGCAATTGAATCTGTACCTGGCCGGAAAGCTTCAGGAATTTTCGCTCCCGCTCAAGGTGTACGGCACCGATTTCCAGATGAAAGTCTGGGATGCCATCACCCAGATTCCTTACGGAGAAACTCGCACCTACCAGCAGGTGGCCGAAGCGGTTGGAGAGCCCCGCGCCACACGTGCCGTGGGCGCCGCCCTCCGCGCGAACCCATTACAGATTATCCTTCCCTGCCATCGCGTGGTGGGCAAGGGCGGAAGCCTTGTCGGCTACGCCCTGGGGCTCGATCTCAAGCGAAGGCTCCTCGTTATCGAAGGCGCAATCCCGCAGGAACTGTTGCTAGAATAG
- the murC gene encoding UDP-N-acetylmuramate--L-alanine ligase: protein MESYFFIGVAGVGMSAIAQYLVGKGVAISGSDRQFGAAEKPLVMNQLEECGVKCFPQDGSGVVEGLNAVVVSTAIEDTNPDLKRAKELGIPVMHRSEMLAKISKEAKTIAVSGTSGKSTVTAMIYHILQYAGLQPSVMTGAGLVNLQKEGKIGNAVSGKGEWLVVEADESDGTLVRYEPEIGLILNVDKDHKEMSELQEIFLKFSHNILDNGKILIVNDAHPLAKKFSAGREFDFGFENYVGVQGTDFKSVGTSIQFRVRHQAELVKFVVPLPGKHNMENALAATAAALRAGVTLHTCADALATFPGVFRRHQILGTFNGVTLVDDFAHNPAKIAASIKSAQDFTEGRVIAWFQPHGFGPTRFLRNDLVEFISKTLRPKDFDDDRDNDVIFFSQIYYAGGTVTRDISAGDLADDLLLKGCEAIYIEDRDKCAEKMVEVAQPGDTILLMGARDPSLQAFAQHVQQLLEDETM from the coding sequence ATGGAATCTTACTTTTTTATCGGTGTTGCGGGCGTAGGCATGAGTGCCATTGCCCAGTATCTTGTTGGCAAGGGTGTAGCAATTAGCGGTTCAGACCGCCAGTTTGGAGCGGCAGAAAAGCCCCTCGTAATGAATCAGCTTGAAGAATGCGGCGTCAAGTGCTTTCCGCAGGACGGCTCCGGTGTTGTAGAAGGCCTGAATGCAGTGGTAGTAAGTACCGCTATCGAAGACACGAATCCGGACCTCAAGCGTGCCAAGGAACTCGGAATCCCGGTGATGCACCGCAGCGAAATGCTGGCTAAGATTTCTAAAGAAGCGAAGACTATCGCCGTTTCGGGCACCAGCGGAAAGTCCACCGTGACCGCTATGATTTATCACATTCTGCAATACGCGGGCCTCCAGCCCTCCGTAATGACGGGTGCTGGCCTCGTGAATTTGCAGAAGGAAGGCAAAATCGGTAATGCCGTTTCGGGCAAGGGCGAATGGCTCGTGGTCGAAGCAGACGAAAGCGACGGAACGCTCGTGCGCTACGAACCCGAAATAGGCCTCATTCTGAATGTGGACAAGGACCACAAGGAAATGAGCGAACTCCAGGAAATTTTCCTCAAGTTCAGCCACAACATTTTGGACAACGGCAAGATTCTGATCGTGAACGACGCGCACCCGCTGGCCAAGAAGTTCAGTGCCGGCCGTGAATTCGACTTTGGCTTTGAAAATTACGTGGGCGTACAGGGCACGGACTTCAAGTCTGTCGGAACCTCGATTCAGTTCCGTGTGCGCCACCAGGCAGAACTCGTGAAGTTCGTTGTGCCGCTCCCGGGCAAGCACAATATGGAAAACGCCTTGGCCGCAACGGCTGCCGCACTCCGCGCAGGCGTAACGCTGCATACCTGCGCCGACGCCCTTGCGACATTCCCGGGCGTGTTCCGCCGCCATCAGATTCTCGGAACCTTCAACGGCGTGACTCTCGTGGACGACTTTGCCCACAATCCGGCGAAAATTGCTGCCAGCATCAAGAGTGCCCAGGACTTTACCGAAGGCCGCGTCATCGCCTGGTTCCAGCCTCACGGCTTTGGCCCCACGCGATTCCTGCGTAACGACCTTGTCGAATTCATCTCGAAGACGCTTCGCCCGAAGGACTTTGACGACGACCGCGACAACGACGTCATCTTCTTCAGCCAGATTTACTACGCCGGCGGCACCGTCACCCGCGACATCAGCGCCGGTGACCTTGCCGATGACCTCCTGCTCAAAGGCTGCGAAGCCATCTACATCGAAGACCGCGACAAATGCGCCGAGAAGATGGTTGAAGTCGCCCAGCCCGGTGATACCATCCTTCTGATGGGTGCCCGCGATCCGAGCCTCCAAGCCTTCGCTCAGCACGTGCAACAATTGCTCGAAGACGAAACGATGTAA
- a CDS encoding agmatine deiminase family protein: protein MAKAIIRYPAEWEDQAATWLAFPHNKKNWYGERGEMIRKFYIDLIRTISEFQPVNVLVPKKDFLTTPEKIAVADRPFPASFFTIKTDDIWIRDYGPFFLKKGKETIVSETVFNAWGAKFPPWKNDNQIPARIADIFEYKKGTSVPYIFEGGAIEVNGDGLGITTLDCLTGKNRNDVKNIKNVVKALCKAFGLRDMLVLPHGLHGDHTDGHIDNVARFVAKDRIVMCEATDKRSPNNIILTEAKYLIETWLKSHYGKKAKVDTLPLPPQRKLDDGQILPASYMNFIYVNGALIFPKYKSPNDAKAKAYFESVYPDRKVIGLDCRTVIEEGGSLHCMSKHESL from the coding sequence ATGGCAAAAGCAATTATTCGCTACCCCGCTGAATGGGAAGATCAAGCTGCCACATGGCTCGCTTTTCCGCACAATAAAAAGAACTGGTACGGCGAACGCGGAGAAATGATCCGCAAGTTCTATATCGATTTAATTCGCACGATTAGCGAATTCCAGCCCGTAAACGTACTGGTTCCTAAAAAGGATTTTCTGACGACGCCGGAAAAGATTGCCGTTGCCGACCGCCCCTTCCCAGCTAGTTTCTTTACCATTAAGACAGACGATATCTGGATTCGCGATTACGGTCCGTTCTTCTTGAAAAAGGGGAAAGAAACGATTGTTTCGGAAACGGTCTTTAACGCCTGGGGTGCAAAATTTCCGCCTTGGAAAAACGACAACCAGATTCCTGCACGCATTGCCGATATTTTCGAATACAAGAAGGGCACGAGTGTTCCCTACATTTTTGAAGGCGGAGCCATCGAAGTCAACGGTGACGGTCTTGGCATTACCACGCTGGATTGCCTGACGGGCAAGAACCGCAATGATGTGAAGAACATCAAGAATGTAGTCAAGGCCCTTTGCAAGGCGTTTGGCTTGCGCGACATGCTGGTGCTCCCCCACGGCTTGCACGGTGACCATACGGACGGCCATATCGACAACGTGGCCCGCTTTGTGGCCAAGGACCGCATCGTGATGTGCGAAGCGACCGATAAGCGCTCTCCGAACAATATTATTCTGACCGAAGCGAAGTACTTGATCGAAACCTGGCTCAAGAGCCATTACGGCAAGAAGGCCAAGGTCGACACGTTACCGCTTCCGCCGCAGCGCAAGCTTGACGATGGTCAGATTCTGCCTGCCAGCTACATGAATTTTATTTATGTGAATGGCGCGCTGATTTTCCCGAAATACAAGTCGCCGAACGACGCGAAGGCGAAGGCTTACTTTGAAAGCGTGTACCCGGACCGCAAGGTTATCGGGCTGGATTGCCGCACTGTGATTGAAGAAGGCGGCAGCCTGCATTGCATGAGCAAGCACGAAAGTCTTTAA
- a CDS encoding carbon-nitrogen hydrolase, with protein sequence MNKIKTATLQGKWTGNTETNNQWYVEQALALKGKGIDLVVLPEMFHTPYFPFEENADFFDMAIEKDSPIVKQWQGIAKEINAVIVFPFFEKRARGIYHNSAFVFERDGSIAGLYRKSHIPDDPAFYEKYYFIPGDTGFEPIKTSAGTLGVLICWDQWFPEAARIMSLKGADILIYPTAIGWMKSEPAEIYPRQQDSWVTVMRGHAIANRTFVLSANRIGTEGELTFWGTSFVAAPDGYLIHKCDTDFLGASIVEIDLAETEENRRWWPHFRDRRVDLYGDILKIWCDK encoded by the coding sequence ATGAACAAAATCAAGACAGCAACACTGCAGGGCAAGTGGACGGGCAACACCGAAACCAATAACCAATGGTACGTGGAACAGGCGCTTGCGCTCAAGGGCAAGGGAATCGACTTGGTCGTTCTCCCCGAAATGTTCCATACGCCGTATTTCCCGTTCGAGGAAAATGCCGACTTTTTTGACATGGCCATCGAAAAGGATAGCCCCATTGTCAAGCAGTGGCAAGGCATTGCCAAAGAGATTAACGCCGTTATCGTTTTCCCGTTCTTCGAAAAACGCGCACGCGGCATTTATCACAACAGCGCCTTCGTTTTTGAACGCGACGGAAGTATTGCCGGTCTTTACCGCAAGAGCCACATTCCCGACGATCCGGCCTTTTACGAGAAATACTACTTTATTCCGGGCGACACGGGTTTTGAACCGATCAAGACGAGCGCCGGTACGCTCGGCGTGCTGATTTGCTGGGACCAATGGTTCCCCGAAGCCGCTCGCATTATGAGCCTGAAGGGTGCCGACATTCTCATCTACCCCACTGCCATCGGTTGGATGAAGTCCGAACCGGCCGAAATCTATCCGCGCCAGCAGGACAGCTGGGTCACGGTGATGCGTGGACATGCGATTGCGAACCGCACCTTCGTGCTTTCGGCAAACCGCATCGGTACCGAAGGCGAACTCACCTTCTGGGGAACTTCTTTTGTGGCCGCACCCGATGGCTACTTGATCCACAAGTGCGATACCGATTTCTTGGGCGCAAGCATTGTCGAGATTGACCTCGCCGAAACCGAGGAAAATCGCCGCTGGTGGCCGCACTTTAGAGACCGCCGCGTAGACCTTTACGGGGACATTCTCAAGATTTGGTGCGACAAATAG
- a CDS encoding DUF2914 domain-containing protein has product MQFVEKLREKPAVQKLEKFFPAIAFLGGFAWDSITLGQMVYGTDILILLAYYTGALILVILLSAQLEHPEGWTKERLQALAKAQAKPAVAKTAVPQTAPVQKSAKQVEPTAEKPVLNAVEESIADPEIKTEESRFRRAAAFIAEKTPARAKEAANRAALEAKEATAKAAALASAKAKEAASRAAIEAKDAAVKAKGAATKFAKNVGYESTAIPENAIVVRHRFLDREWSETWKQRFTWAVQFFFGGLFSALVVCYFKSSGSLASFLLVILLAILLVGNEFLQKKYESFGVSLAFFCLLGTMFMNFAIPHLVHRIGFIWFLISTVLSFGLCLFIWKISHRKKSILVAPALISIFLIVAYIMNWVPPVPLVLKQKLACQNFDKASYSCDVDDPSLLQMVGLKIPSVHRVDSSEVYFLTSVYAPAKLKAELEYLWYYQDPKTGKYSLTDRISSGRMMINGGRESGFRTFTRKKNVPAGKYRVEIAYKNGAVIGSGTFEVFSEPPEDGFVRDTLR; this is encoded by the coding sequence ATGCAATTCGTTGAAAAATTGCGGGAAAAGCCCGCTGTTCAAAAATTAGAGAAATTCTTTCCGGCTATAGCTTTTTTGGGCGGCTTTGCGTGGGATTCCATTACGCTCGGCCAGATGGTTTACGGCACCGATATTTTGATTTTGCTCGCCTACTACACGGGTGCGCTTATTTTGGTGATTTTGCTTTCGGCCCAGTTGGAACACCCCGAAGGCTGGACTAAGGAACGCTTGCAGGCGCTTGCCAAGGCGCAAGCGAAGCCCGCTGTAGCAAAAACAGCCGTTCCGCAAACGGCTCCCGTCCAAAAATCGGCAAAGCAAGTTGAACCAACGGCCGAAAAGCCTGTTCTGAACGCCGTCGAGGAATCTATAGCCGATCCCGAAATAAAGACGGAAGAATCTCGTTTTAGAAGGGCCGCCGCATTCATCGCAGAAAAAACGCCCGCCCGCGCCAAGGAAGCCGCTAACCGCGCCGCCCTTGAAGCAAAAGAAGCGACAGCCAAGGCCGCCGCCCTTGCATCTGCAAAAGCCAAGGAAGCGGCAAGCCGTGCCGCCATCGAAGCGAAAGACGCCGCAGTCAAGGCAAAGGGTGCTGCCACCAAGTTTGCCAAGAATGTGGGCTATGAATCAACGGCAATTCCTGAAAACGCAATCGTTGTGCGCCACCGTTTCTTGGACCGCGAATGGAGCGAAACCTGGAAACAGCGCTTTACATGGGCCGTGCAATTCTTCTTTGGAGGCTTGTTCAGCGCCCTAGTGGTCTGCTACTTTAAGAGCAGCGGTTCTCTCGCCTCGTTCTTGCTCGTGATTTTGCTTGCCATTTTGCTTGTCGGTAACGAATTCCTGCAAAAGAAGTACGAAAGCTTCGGCGTAAGCTTGGCGTTCTTCTGTTTGCTGGGCACGATGTTCATGAACTTTGCGATTCCGCACCTTGTTCACCGAATCGGATTCATCTGGTTCCTGATCAGCACCGTACTTTCGTTTGGGCTATGCCTATTTATTTGGAAGATTTCGCACCGCAAAAAATCGATTTTGGTCGCCCCGGCTCTCATCAGCATTTTCTTGATTGTAGCCTACATTATGAACTGGGTGCCGCCTGTACCGCTGGTGCTCAAGCAAAAGCTCGCTTGCCAGAACTTTGACAAGGCAAGTTACAGTTGCGATGTGGACGATCCGAGCCTGCTGCAGATGGTTGGCCTCAAGATTCCGAGTGTACACCGCGTCGACAGCAGCGAAGTGTACTTCTTGACCTCGGTCTATGCGCCGGCAAAACTCAAGGCCGAACTGGAATACCTGTGGTATTACCAGGACCCGAAAACCGGCAAATATTCGTTGACCGACCGTATTTCTTCGGGCCGCATGATGATTAACGGCGGCCGCGAATCGGGCTTTAGGACCTTTACCCGTAAAAAGAATGTTCCTGCCGGCAAATACCGTGTAGAAATCGCCTACAAGAACGGCGCCGTGATTGGCTCGGGAACCTTCGAAGTCTTTAGCGAACCGCCCGAAGACGGCTTTGTACGCGACACATTGAGGTAG
- a CDS encoding T9SS type A sorting domain-containing protein — MKKLISLAIALFFATAALAEELEVSTIITQEVVSGQLEQTVTVGDEITPTKISYTNVKSVRETPVFSDLGLSATCDNDSKNKTTLCTVAGKIKRNLKPETIKSYILVEDEYGKVAITYFTFNLKARPTTLKVIKGETTQSVKAGESISEIEIEYSGIKSFIFGSSPSGVKYDRDNENQIIKISGKVDANTASGEYKYIVRGIKQDNEKDTLKVEITFNVTGAPVSVSVAENATQKVTAGEAIKPILFSFTGANNYQLTKIPAGKFSASADGEKMIITVSGNIDENAKDGTYTIELEVTDGKETAKAQATVEVTHKVFETKIEVSENATQTVTAGDSIEPIVFKVEHMTELVELTGFPGGYEVYPENNTVYVVGKIKEDAKGSYTVKVAIKGADNSATAEATINVLPVTMKFDLVEGSANQTVVAGQDIVPMVYKYEHLKSVKGSGFPADLQVEQIAEKSQVKIYGTVNAESAAKEYVYTLELTDIYSEKTTITGKINVVKASSSSSEATSSSSEKIDSSSSKETSSSSETTKPTSSSSDKAVSSSSKETSSSSETTKPTSSSSEKSTSKSSSSEKAKSSSSTDESSSSSKKGKSSSSEKSSIVATVKPTFEFGYANNELVVVLPKPAMLRVQVFDMMGHLVESFAETVASSKSINLAHLAKGNYVVRMESARYARNAKIFVK; from the coding sequence ATGAAAAAACTGATTTCATTGGCAATAGCCTTGTTCTTTGCAACAGCAGCTCTTGCAGAAGAGTTAGAAGTTTCTACAATAATCACACAAGAAGTCGTTTCGGGCCAACTCGAACAGACTGTGACTGTGGGCGATGAAATTACACCGACAAAAATTTCATACACAAATGTCAAAAGTGTGCGAGAAACACCAGTTTTCTCGGATTTGGGCTTGTCTGCAACTTGCGATAACGATTCAAAAAACAAAACAACTCTTTGTACGGTTGCTGGAAAAATTAAACGGAATCTTAAACCCGAAACAATCAAGTCCTACATTTTAGTAGAAGATGAATATGGCAAAGTTGCCATTACGTATTTTACATTCAATTTAAAAGCAAGGCCGACAACTCTCAAAGTCATCAAGGGCGAAACCACTCAGTCTGTCAAGGCGGGCGAATCCATTTCGGAAATTGAAATTGAATATTCCGGCATTAAATCGTTCATTTTTGGCAGTTCGCCCTCTGGAGTTAAGTATGACAGGGATAATGAAAACCAGATTATTAAAATTAGCGGTAAGGTAGACGCAAACACTGCCTCTGGCGAGTATAAGTATATTGTTCGTGGCATAAAGCAAGACAACGAAAAAGATACGCTTAAAGTCGAAATTACGTTCAATGTCACAGGCGCACCAGTTTCCGTAAGTGTCGCAGAAAACGCGACTCAGAAAGTGACCGCCGGCGAAGCGATCAAACCGATCTTGTTCTCGTTTACGGGTGCAAATAATTACCAGCTCACAAAGATTCCGGCGGGAAAATTTTCTGCTTCGGCAGACGGCGAAAAGATGATCATCACGGTCTCGGGCAATATTGACGAAAATGCGAAAGACGGGACCTACACCATCGAGCTGGAAGTCACGGATGGCAAAGAAACTGCCAAAGCCCAGGCAACCGTTGAAGTGACTCACAAGGTCTTTGAGACAAAGATTGAAGTCAGTGAAAATGCGACCCAGACGGTAACCGCAGGCGATTCAATCGAACCGATCGTTTTCAAAGTTGAACATATGACGGAACTTGTTGAATTGACTGGATTCCCGGGGGGCTATGAAGTCTATCCCGAAAACAATACGGTGTACGTTGTCGGTAAAATCAAAGAAGACGCCAAGGGTTCCTATACGGTTAAGGTTGCAATCAAGGGTGCCGACAACAGTGCGACAGCAGAAGCAACAATCAATGTGCTTCCGGTGACAATGAAGTTCGATCTTGTCGAAGGTAGCGCCAATCAAACGGTTGTTGCCGGCCAGGACATTGTTCCGATGGTTTACAAATATGAGCATTTGAAATCCGTGAAGGGTTCTGGATTCCCCGCTGATTTGCAAGTGGAACAAATTGCGGAAAAGAGTCAGGTCAAGATTTATGGTACTGTGAATGCTGAATCGGCCGCCAAGGAATACGTTTATACGTTGGAACTGACGGATATCTATTCTGAAAAGACGACCATAACTGGCAAAATCAATGTTGTTAAGGCTTCGAGCAGTTCTTCTGAGGCAACTTCTTCTAGTTCCGAAAAGATCGATTCTTCTAGCAGCAAGGAAACCTCCTCCAGCAGCGAAACGACTAAGCCCACAAGCTCCAGCTCCGATAAGGCAGTTTCTTCTAGCAGCAAGGAAACCTCCTCCAGCAGCGAAACAACGAAGCCTACAAGCTCCAGCTCTGAAAAGTCCACCTCCAAGAGCTCTAGCTCCGAAAAGGCCAAGAGTTCTAGCTCGACAGACGAAAGCAGCTCCTCCAGCAAGAAGGGGAAATCTTCCAGCAGCGAAAAGTCTTCAATTGTCGCTACTGTCAAGCCGACTTTCGAATTCGGTTATGCCAACAACGAACTGGTCGTCGTGCTGCCGAAGCCCGCTATGCTCCGCGTACAGGTGTTCGACATGATGGGCCACTTGGTAGAATCTTTCGCCGAGACGGTGGCTTCTTCCAAGAGCATCAACCTCGCTCACCTGGCCAAGGGTAACTATGTGGTGCGCATGGAAAGTGCCCGCTATGCCCGAAATGCGAAGATTTTTGTAAAATAG